The following proteins come from a genomic window of Brevibacillus antibioticus:
- a CDS encoding MafI family immunity protein: MMYPNQSQNIIRIVKETSGMPKKDMDIIFELLDHNEWGVALEHLCSTIIEERIIIQNDVFEAIKKIGELMEMDPNNWSQLIHLIQ; this comes from the coding sequence ATGATGTATCCCAATCAAAGTCAAAATATAATTCGGATTGTAAAAGAAACTAGTGGAATGCCAAAAAAAGATATGGACATCATTTTCGAGCTATTGGATCACAATGAATGGGGCGTTGCCTTGGAACATCTTTGTTCAACTATTATTGAAGAGAGAATTATTATCCAAAACGATGTATTCGAAGCAATAAAGAAGATCGGCGAATTAATGGAAATGGATCCCAACAATTGGAGCCAACTGATTCATTTAATTCAATAA